One region of Thunnus albacares chromosome 8, fThuAlb1.1, whole genome shotgun sequence genomic DNA includes:
- the LOC122988104 gene encoding protein S100-A1-like, with protein sequence MATKVEQGMIGLIELFHSYASKGGDPTQLDKKELKTLLKTEFPNFVSACKDPAELDKFMSELDFNGDGQVDFNEFMIMVTTMTLVCNQVVMGASKK encoded by the exons ATGGCTACCAAAGTTGAACAGGGTATGATCGGCCTCATCGAATTGTTCCACTCCTATGCCTCAAAAGGAGGAGATCCCACCCAGCTGGACAAAAAAGAGCTGAAGACCCTGCTCAAGACAGAATTCCCCAACTTCGTATCA GCATGCAAGGACCCAGCAGAACTTGATAAGTTTATGTCTGAACTGGATTTCAACGGCGATGGTCAAGTGGACTTCAATGAGTTTATGATTATGGTCACTACAATGACTTTAGTGTGCAATCAAGTGGTGATGGGGGCAAGCAAGAAGTAG
- the LOC122988105 gene encoding protein S100-A1-like gives MATAVEQGMIGLIELFRSYASKGGDPKKLSKKELKDLIKSEFPTFVSECKDLAKLDDFMSELDLNGDGQMDFNEFMVMLSTVTMMCNEMLEGMEGN, from the exons ATGGCTACCGCAGTTGAACAGGGTATGATCGGCCTCATCGAATTGTTCCGCTCCTATGCCTCAAAAGGAGGGGACCCCAAAAAGCTGAGCAAAAAAGAGCTGAAGGATCTGATCAAGTCAGAATTCCCCACCTTCGTATCA GAATGCAAGGACCTAGCGAAACTTGATGACTTTATGTCTGAACTGGATCTCAACGGCGATGGTCAAATGGACTTCAATGAGTTTATGGTTATGCTCTCTACAGTGACTATGATGTGCAATGAAATGCTGGAAGGGATGGAGGGGAACTAG